In a genomic window of Rhododendron vialii isolate Sample 1 chromosome 12a, ASM3025357v1:
- the LOC131309842 gene encoding large ribosomal subunit protein eL37x-like, translating to MGKGTGSFGKRRNKTHTLCVRCGRRSFHLQKSRCSACAFPAARKRKYNWSVKAIRRKTTGTGRMRYLRNVPRRFKSGFIEGAQAAPRKKGAAPAV from the exons atg GGGAAGGGAACGGGAAGTTTCGGTAAGAGGAGGAACAAGACTCACACGCTCTGTGTGAGGTGTGGCCGACGCAGTTTTCATCTCCAGAAGAGCCGATGCTCCGCTTGTGCTTTCCCCGCTGCCCGTAAGAGGAAAT ATAACTGGAGTGTGAAGGCTATCCGAAGGAAGACAACTGGGACGGGTCGTATGAGGTACCTACGCAATGTACCTCGCAGATTCAAGAGTGGCTTCATAGAAG GGGCCCAGGCAGCTCCGAGGAAGAAGGGAGCTGCACCTGCTGTTTGA